Proteins found in one Oryza glaberrima chromosome 4, OglaRS2, whole genome shotgun sequence genomic segment:
- the LOC127771750 gene encoding probable magnesium transporter NIPA4 isoform X1, whose product MEMEARGGGGRWYAGGMSTADNIKGLLLALSSSLFIGASFIIKKKGLKKAASSSSSSSALRAGVGGYSYLYEPLWWVGMITMVVGEVANFAAYAFAPAILVTPLGALSIIISAILAHFMLREKLHIFGILGCILCVVGSTTIVLHAPAEREIESVTEVWDLATEPAFMFYVSVVLAMVAILVCRFVPLYGQTHVMVYIGVCSLVGSISVMSVKALGIALKLTFCGTNQLIYPQTWAFTLVVLSCIVTQMNYLNKALDTFNTAVVSPIYYTMFTSLTILASVIMFKDWDRQNPTQIVTEACGFVTILSGTFLLHKTKDMADGLSTSSSFRLPTSSSFRFSKQTDEECEGIPLRSSESFRSPP is encoded by the exons ATGGAGATGGAggcgcgaggtggcggcgggaggtggtACGCGGGGGGCATGTCCACCGCCGACAACATCAAGGGCCTCCTGCTCGCCCTCTCCTCCAGCCTTTTCATCGGCGCCAGCTTCATCATCAAGAAGAAGGGCCTCAAGaaggccgcctcctcctcctcctcctcctccgctcttCGAGCCG GGGTTGGCGGCTATTCTTATTTGTATGAGCCTCTTTGGTGGGTTGGCATGATTACAA TGGTTGTTGGGGAAGTTGCAAACTTTGCAGCTTATGCATTTGCTCCAGCTATTTTGGTCACTCCTCTTGGTGCTCTCAGCATTATCATCAG TGCTATACTTGCGCATTTTATGCTGCGTGAGAAGCTACACATATTTGGCATTCTCGGATGCATCTTATGTGTTGTGGGATCCACCACAATTGTCCTTCATGCCCCCGCGGAGCGTGAGATTGAGTCAGTAACGGAAGTGTGGGATTTGGCTACTGAACCAG CCTTCATGTTCTATGTTTCAGTAGTACTTGCTATGGTCGCCATACTTGTTTGCCGATTTGTCCCACTTTACGGGCAAACTCATGTCATGGTGTATATTGGTGTTTGCTCTCTTGTAGGCTCTATCTCG GTTATGAGTGTGAAAGCACTTGGTATAGCTTTGAAGTTGACCTTTTGTGGAACGAATCAACTTATATATCCACAGACATGGGCTTTTACCCTGGTTGTCCTCTCATGCATTGTCACCCAAATGAATTACTTGAACAAG GCACTTGACACCTTTAATACAGCAGTTGTATCACCAATTTATTATACCATGTTCACATCCTTAACCATACTGGCTAGTGTCATCATGTTCAAG GACTGGGACAGGCAAAATCCAACACAAATTGTGACAGAGGCGTGTGGCTTCGTAACAATCCTTTCTGGAACATTTTTGCTTCATAAAACGAAGGACATGGCCGATG GGCTTTCAACTTCATCGTCGTTCCGTCTTCCGACCTCTTCATCATTTCGTTTCTCCAAACAAACAGACGAAGAATGTGAAGGCATTCCTCTTAGATCATCAGAATCATTCCGGTCACCACCTTGA
- the LOC127771740 gene encoding SNF2 domain-containing protein ENL1 isoform X2 — MASPPPFDICGDLDDDPTPPAPTPLAAPTPNGLNDRLLRLTRTHQRGPSQNPNPNPNPNPKPPPPPPPQEPEPAKVKLAGRRRLCKLSTAGDESAGDDDSIRDILDDLTTRLDSLSVDRPTARPRPHVSPLPCALHADPDPSQSQLNDGTKPSSSFVDCDDDDDDAGGAYGGFGVKEEVTRKVFKASSSSFGGRGNDDKMKAKGAYAFDTVSRKTTTESKASKFFGDYDDEDDINQDAENGKENHADDVGWEKTEDFKMEPTGTGVTRKPYNLPGRIFNMLYPHQREGLRWLWVLHCRGTGGILGDDMGLGKTMQVSAFLAGLFHSRLIKRVLVVAPKTLLTHWTKELSVVGLKDKIRDYSGPNANARNYELKYAFKEGGILLTTYDIVRNNFKMIKGNFTNDFDDEEETLWNYVILDEGHIIKNPKTQRAQSLFEIPCVHRIVISGTPIQNNLKEMWALFYFCCPEVLGDKEQFKARYEHAIIQGNDKNATNRQKHVGSNVAKELRERIKPYFLRRMKNEVFLDSGTGEDKKLAKKNELIIWLKLTSCQRQLYEAFLNSELVHSSMQGSPLAAITILKKICDHPLLLTKKAAEGVLEGMDAMLNNQEMGMVEKMAMNLADMAHDDDDVELQVGQDVSCKLSFMMSLLQNLVSEGHNVLIFSQTRKMLNIIQEAIILEGYKFLRIDGTTKISERERIVKDFQEGPGAPIFLLTTQVGGLGLTLTKAARVIVVDPAWNPSTDNQSVDRAYRIGQMKDVIVYRLMTSGTIEEKIYKLQVFKGALFRTATEHKEQTRYFSKRVLSVGIFKSFSVCLSKVLMFR, encoded by the exons ATGGCGTCCCCTCCGCCCTTCGACATCTGCGGCGACCTGGACGACGACCCCACCCCTCCTGCGccgacgccgctcgccgctccgACACCCAACGGCCTCAACgatcgcctcctccgcctcaccCGCACGCACCAACGGGGCCCCTCCcaaaacccaaaccctaaccctaaccctaaccctaaaccccctccgccgccgcctcctcaag AGCCCGAACCCGCCAAGGTCAAgctggccggccgccgccgcctctgcaaGCTCTCTACCGCCGGCGATGAGtccgccggagacgacgacagcATCCGCGACATACTGGACGATCTCACCACCCGCCTCGACTCCCTGTCAGTCGACAGGCCCACCGCAAGGCCCAGACCCCACGTGTCCCCACTTCCCTGCGCCCTCCATGCCGACCCCGACCCCTCTCAGTCTCAGCTTAATGATGGGACCAAACCCTCTTCATCCTTTGTGGActgtgatgacgacgacgatgatgcggGAGGTGCCTACGGTGGTTTTGGTGTTAAAGAGGAGGTCACCAGGAAGGTGTTCAaggcctcttcttcttcttttgggGGCCGCGGCAACGATGATAAGATGAAAGCCAAAGGAGCTTATGCCTTTGATACGGTGTCAAGGAAAACCACAACCGAATCCAAGGCCTCAAAATTTTTTGGGGACTATGACGATGAAGACGACATCAACCAAGATGCAGAGAATGGGAAGGAAAACCATGCTGATGATGTTGGTTGGGAGAAGACAGAGGACTTCAAGATGGAGCCCACTGGGACAGGTGTAACGCGCAAGCCCTACAATCTCCCAGGAAGGATATTCAACATGCTTTACCCCCACCAGCGTGAGGGTCTCAGGTGGCTTTGGGTTCTGCATTGTAGGGGAACTGGAGGGATCCTTGGAGATGACATGGGCCTTGGCAAGACCATGCAG GTTTCTGCATTCCTGGCTGGATTGTTCCATTCCCGTTTAATCAAGAGAGTGTTAGTTGTAGCTCCAAAGACGCTTCTGACTCATTGGACCAAGGAACTTTCAGTTGTGGGCCTCAAAGATAAGATCAGAGA CTACTCTGGTCCCAATGCAAATGCTCGCAACTATGAGCTTAAATATGCCTTCAAG GAGGGTGGAATCCTTTTAACAACATATGACATTGTTCGAAACAATTTCAAGATGATAAAAGGCAACTTCACCAATGATTTTGATGACGAGGAAGAAACATTATGGAACTATGTTATTCTTGATGAGGGGCATATTATCAAGAATCCAAAGACTCAGAGGGCTCAAAGTCTATTTGAAATACCCTGTGTACATCGTATTGTCATCAGTGGAACACCCATACAAAATAACTTGAAG GAAATGTGGGCTCTGTTTTATTTCTGTTGCCCAGAAGTCTTGGGTGATAAGGAGCA GTTCAAAGCAAGGTATGAGCACGCTATCATTCAAGGAAATGACAAGAATGCTACCAATCGACAAAAGCACGTAGGCTCAAATGTAGCAAAG GAATTAAGAGAACGGATAAAGCCATACTTTTTGCGACGCATGAAGAATGAAGTGTTTCTTGATAGCGGCACGGGAGAAGATAAAAAGCTTGCTAAGAAGAATGAGCTAATTATCTGGCTGAAATTAACATCTTGCCAG AGGCAATTATATGAAGCTTTTCTTAACAGTGAACTAGTTCATTCATCAATGCAAGGGTCACCCTTGGCCGCAATCACG ATATTGAAGAAAATATGTGATCATCCGCTGTTGTTGACTAAGAAAGCTGCTGAGGGTGTTTTGGAAGGCATGGATGCGATGTTAAATAATCAAGAAATGGGAATGGTTGAGAAAATGGCCATGAACCTTGCAGATATGgctcatgatgatgatgacgttGAATTGCAAGTTGGTCAGGATGTCTCGTGCAAGTTATCTTTTATGATGTCCTTGCTC CAAAATCTTGTTAGCGAGGGACACAACGTCTTAATCTTCTCGCAAACTCGTAAAATGCTAAACATTATTCAG GAGGCTATAATATTAGAAGGCTATAAGTTTTTGCGCATTGATGGTACCACCAAGATTTCTGAGAGGGAAAGGATTGTGAAG GACTTCCAAGAGGGTCCTGGAGCTCCAATATTTTTGCTGACCACACAAGTTGGTGGGCTTGGACTTACACTCACCAAGGCAGCTCGTGTCATAGTAGTTGATCCTGCTTGGAATCCAAG TACGGACAATCAAAGTGTTGATCGTGCTTATCGAATTGGGCAGATGAAAGATGTCATCGTATACCGCCTTATGACATCTGGAACCATCGAAGAAAAGATATACAAATTGCAG GTCTTCAAGGGGGCCCTGTTTAGGACAGCTACAGAGCACAAAGAACAAACTCGTTATTTCAGCAAGAGGGTACTTAGTGTGGG GATATTCAAGAGCTTTTCAGTCTGCCTGAGCAAGGTTTTGATGTTTCGCTGA
- the LOC127771757 gene encoding thylakoidal processing peptidase 1, chloroplastic-like isoform X1, with protein MAMGPPRLLRGLIPQLLSVDAWLPCTCSSRLQLLLSHFHCRLHLRWPSCADAFKLLLVLLLVSAALAEVRYIASSSMAPTLRPADRAVAERITYFFRRPSIGDIVFFKVPTTLQNYGVNKDVVFIKRILATPGDFIEVRQGQLIINGVARKEHYTASHASYTMEAMRLPEGHVFVMGDNRNNSCDSRACRGPLPISNIIGRYMMSFTRSSIQ; from the exons aTGGCGATGGGGCCTCCGCGCCTCCTGCGGGGCCTGATTCCGCAGCTCCTGTCAGTGGACGCCTGGCTTCCCTGCACCTGCAGCAGccggctgcagctgctgctctcCCACTTCCACTGCCGCCTCCACCTTCGCTGGCCCTCCTGCGCCGACGCCTTCAAGCTCCTTCTCGTCCTTCTCCTCgtctccgccgccctcgccgaggTCCGCtacatcgcctcctcctccatggcccCCACGCTCCgccccgccgaccgcgccgtcgccgaaaGG ATCACCTACTTTTTTCGGAGGCCATCTATTGGTGATATAGTGTTTTTCAAAGTGCCCACGACCTTACAG AATTATGGCGTAAATAAGGATGTTGTGTTCATCAAGAGGATATTGGCAACTCCTGGAGATTTCATTGAG GTTCGGCAAGGACAGCTTATTATAAATGGTGTTGCACGAAAAGAACATTACACAGCAAGCCATGCATCATACACTATGGAAGCAATG CGCCTTCCTGAAGGCCACGTATTTGTCATGGGCGATAACCGTAATAACAGCTGCGATTCTCGTGCCTG CAGGGGACCGCTTCCTATCAGCAATATAATTGGAAGATACATGATGTCCTTTACAAGGTCCTCCATCCAATAA
- the LOC127771750 gene encoding probable magnesium transporter NIPA4 isoform X2: MLSQAVALHIWVGGYSYLYEPLWWVGMITMVVGEVANFAAYAFAPAILVTPLGALSIIISAILAHFMLREKLHIFGILGCILCVVGSTTIVLHAPAEREIESVTEVWDLATEPAFMFYVSVVLAMVAILVCRFVPLYGQTHVMVYIGVCSLVGSISVMSVKALGIALKLTFCGTNQLIYPQTWAFTLVVLSCIVTQMNYLNKALDTFNTAVVSPIYYTMFTSLTILASVIMFKDWDRQNPTQIVTEACGFVTILSGTFLLHKTKDMADGLSTSSSFRLPTSSSFRFSKQTDEECEGIPLRSSESFRSPP, encoded by the exons ATGTTATCCCAGGCTGTTGCTCTGCATATTT GGGTTGGCGGCTATTCTTATTTGTATGAGCCTCTTTGGTGGGTTGGCATGATTACAA TGGTTGTTGGGGAAGTTGCAAACTTTGCAGCTTATGCATTTGCTCCAGCTATTTTGGTCACTCCTCTTGGTGCTCTCAGCATTATCATCAG TGCTATACTTGCGCATTTTATGCTGCGTGAGAAGCTACACATATTTGGCATTCTCGGATGCATCTTATGTGTTGTGGGATCCACCACAATTGTCCTTCATGCCCCCGCGGAGCGTGAGATTGAGTCAGTAACGGAAGTGTGGGATTTGGCTACTGAACCAG CCTTCATGTTCTATGTTTCAGTAGTACTTGCTATGGTCGCCATACTTGTTTGCCGATTTGTCCCACTTTACGGGCAAACTCATGTCATGGTGTATATTGGTGTTTGCTCTCTTGTAGGCTCTATCTCG GTTATGAGTGTGAAAGCACTTGGTATAGCTTTGAAGTTGACCTTTTGTGGAACGAATCAACTTATATATCCACAGACATGGGCTTTTACCCTGGTTGTCCTCTCATGCATTGTCACCCAAATGAATTACTTGAACAAG GCACTTGACACCTTTAATACAGCAGTTGTATCACCAATTTATTATACCATGTTCACATCCTTAACCATACTGGCTAGTGTCATCATGTTCAAG GACTGGGACAGGCAAAATCCAACACAAATTGTGACAGAGGCGTGTGGCTTCGTAACAATCCTTTCTGGAACATTTTTGCTTCATAAAACGAAGGACATGGCCGATG GGCTTTCAACTTCATCGTCGTTCCGTCTTCCGACCTCTTCATCATTTCGTTTCTCCAAACAAACAGACGAAGAATGTGAAGGCATTCCTCTTAGATCATCAGAATCATTCCGGTCACCACCTTGA
- the LOC127771759 gene encoding uncharacterized protein LOC127771759, giving the protein MGSGMEAARRVLEHPTPTDASSAAALPSGFYDAFVLRGIRVEAAEPGRLLCRFTVPSRLLNSGGFLHGGATASLIHLVASAVFHTTGNSSSSSSSTSPLEMNISYLDAAFPDEEIEIEAKVLRAGKAVGVALVDLKKKSGKLIAQARYSNYLAPSSKL; this is encoded by the exons ATGGGATCGGGGATGGAGGCGGCCCGGCGTGTGCTGGAGCATCCGACTCCGACGgacgcgtcgtcggcggcggcgctgccctcCGGGTTCTACGACGCCTTCGTGCTGAGGGGCATCCGCGTGGAGGCCGCGGagcccggccgcctcctctgccGCTTCACCGTCCCCTCCCGACTCCTG AATTCGGGCGGCTTCCTGCACGGCGGCGCCACGGCCTCGCTCATTCAcctcgtcgcctccgccgtcttCCACACCACCGGCAACAgcagctctagctctagctctaccTCGCCCCTGGAGATGAACATCTCCTACTTGGATGCAGCTTTCCCCGAT GAAGAGATTGAGATCGAAGCAAAGGTTCTTCGTGCCGGCAAGGCAGTTGGGGTGGCGCTCGTGGACCTCAAGAAGAAATCGGGCAAACTCATTGCTCAAGCCCGCTACTCCAACTACCTTGCACCATCTAGCAAACTCTAG
- the LOC127771757 gene encoding thylakoidal processing peptidase 1, chloroplastic-like isoform X2, with the protein MAMGPPRLLRGLIPQLLSVDAWLPCTCSSRLQLLLSHFHCRLHLRWPSCADAFKLLLVLLLVSAALAEVRYIASSSMAPTLRPADRAVAERITYFFRRPSIGDIVFFKVPTTLQNYGVNKDVVFIKRILATPGDFIEVRQGQLIINGVARKEHYTASHASYTMEAMRLPEGHVFVMGDNRNNSCDSRAWGPLPISNIIGRYMMSFTRSSIQ; encoded by the exons aTGGCGATGGGGCCTCCGCGCCTCCTGCGGGGCCTGATTCCGCAGCTCCTGTCAGTGGACGCCTGGCTTCCCTGCACCTGCAGCAGccggctgcagctgctgctctcCCACTTCCACTGCCGCCTCCACCTTCGCTGGCCCTCCTGCGCCGACGCCTTCAAGCTCCTTCTCGTCCTTCTCCTCgtctccgccgccctcgccgaggTCCGCtacatcgcctcctcctccatggcccCCACGCTCCgccccgccgaccgcgccgtcgccgaaaGG ATCACCTACTTTTTTCGGAGGCCATCTATTGGTGATATAGTGTTTTTCAAAGTGCCCACGACCTTACAG AATTATGGCGTAAATAAGGATGTTGTGTTCATCAAGAGGATATTGGCAACTCCTGGAGATTTCATTGAG GTTCGGCAAGGACAGCTTATTATAAATGGTGTTGCACGAAAAGAACATTACACAGCAAGCCATGCATCATACACTATGGAAGCAATG CGCCTTCCTGAAGGCCACGTATTTGTCATGGGCGATAACCGTAATAACAGCTGCGATTCTCGTGCCTG GGGACCGCTTCCTATCAGCAATATAATTGGAAGATACATGATGTCCTTTACAAGGTCCTCCATCCAATAA
- the LOC127771747 gene encoding farnesylcysteine lyase, which yields MSMSMPMPILLLLLLLLPQGQGHGGAGDICIVGSGISGSSTAFFLTNYTTALSGAQLRVFERRAKVGGRLATVTVSGDHFEAGGSIIHPRNLHVRRFADLLGLEAKTDGDDDWLGIWDGHRFVFQTLRPLPPGTSWLRRKLHTLVNSLRLFKRYGLSLLKMDRFVQEMLQRFMLYYNGFESRPVFDTVEEMLKWSGLYGLTRRTLEAELLDAGLNSQTISELVTVITRINYGQSVSISGLAGAVSLAGSESGLWAVKGGNWQLAAGLLEAANATLHLQEGIDSIEYAGDHYILKSNKGLEYNCVATVVATPLDEVNITFSPPISIPARKTQHTHATFVRGILNPKFFGLSSVSDIPKLIGTMEVPEIPFSSISILKKYSEQDMTYKVFSRVKLNESLLDQIFSGRKETIRINWPAYPHYEAPEVFAPIILDGKQLYYVNTFESAASAMETGAVAAENVARLLIARLRLPLPSRPAAPAPDHHDQRADL from the exons ATGTCGATGTCGATGCCGATGCCaatactcctcctcctcctcctgctcctccccCAGGGCCagggccacggcggcgccggcgacatcTGCATCGTGGGCAGCGGCATCTCCGGATCATCCACCGCCTTCTTCCTCACCAACTACACCACCGCCCTCTCCGGTGCCCAGCTCCGCGTCTTCGAGCGCCGCGCTAAGGTCGgcggccgcctcgccaccgTCACCGTCTCCGGCGACCACTTCGAGGCTGGCGGCTCCATCATCCACCCACGAAATCTCCATGTGCGCCGCTTCGCCGACCTGCTAGGCCTCGAAGCCAAGACCGATGGCGACGATGACTGGCTCGGGATTTGGGACGGCCACCGCTTCGTCTTCCAGACGCTCCGCCCGCTACCGCCCGGGACGTCCTGGCTCCGCCGCAAGCTGCACACCCTTGTTAACTCGCTGCGCCTCTTTAAGCGCTATGGTCTCTCGCTGCTCAAGATGGACAGATTTGTCCAG GAAATGTTGCAAAGATTTATGCTCTACTACAATGGCTTTGAATCCCGACCTGTTTTTGACACGGTTGAGGAGATGCTCAAATGGTCGGGCCTCTATGGCCTCACTCGCAGGACACTAGAGGCAGAGCTGCTTGATGCTGGCCTCAATTCTCAAACTATTTCAGAGCTTGTCACT GTGATAACAAGAATCAACTATGGGCAAAGTGTGAGTATAAGTGGCCTTGCTGGTGCGGTTTCTTTAGCTGGTTCTGAATCAGGACTGTGGGCTGTCAAAGGGGGCAACTGGCAGCTAGCTGCTGGATTGCTCGAGGCTGCTAACGCCACCTTGCATCTGCAAGAAGGCATAGACTCAATTGAATATGCAGGGGATCACTATATTCTGAAATCGAATAAAGGTCTTGAATATAATTGTGTAGCAACGGTGGTTGCAACACCACTTGACGAGGTGAACATTACATTCAGCCCCCCAATCTCCATTCCAGCGAGGAAGACGCAGCATACCCATGCAACCTTCGTGAGGGGCATCTTGAATCCT AAATTTTTCGGTCTAAGCTCGGTATCAGATATTCCAAAGCTGATAGGAACCATGGAGGTCCCTGAGATCCCGTTTTCAAGCATTTCGATTCTGAAGAAGTACAGCGAGCAGGACATGACTTACAAGGTGTTCTCGCGTGTGAAGCTGAATGAGAGCTTGCTGGACCAGATCTTCAG tgggaggaaggagacgatcCGGATAAACTGGCCTGCGTATCCACACTATGAAGCTCCAGAAGTATTTGCTCCGATAATACTGGACGGTAAACAGCTGTACTACGTGAATACATTCGAGAGCGCAGCGAGCGCCATGGAGACGGGGGCCGTTGCAGCGGAAAACGTGGCCAGGCTCCTCATTGCAAGGCTCAGGCTGCCTCTCCCTTCCCGACCTGCTGCGCCTGCGCCCGATCACCACGACCAGCGAGCAGATCTGTAA
- the LOC127771740 gene encoding SNF2 domain-containing protein ENL1 isoform X1, producing MASPPPFDICGDLDDDPTPPAPTPLAAPTPNGLNDRLLRLTRTHQRGPSQNPNPNPNPNPKPPPPPPPQEPEPAKVKLAGRRRLCKLSTAGDESAGDDDSIRDILDDLTTRLDSLSVDRPTARPRPHVSPLPCALHADPDPSQSQLNDGTKPSSSFVDCDDDDDDAGGAYGGFGVKEEVTRKVFKASSSSFGGRGNDDKMKAKGAYAFDTVSRKTTTESKASKFFGDYDDEDDINQDAENGKENHADDVGWEKTEDFKMEPTGTGVTRKPYNLPGRIFNMLYPHQREGLRWLWVLHCRGTGGILGDDMGLGKTMQVSAFLAGLFHSRLIKRVLVVAPKTLLTHWTKELSVVGLKDKIRDYSGPNANARNYELKYAFKEGGILLTTYDIVRNNFKMIKGNFTNDFDDEEETLWNYVILDEGHIIKNPKTQRAQSLFEIPCVHRIVISGTPIQNNLKEMWALFYFCCPEVLGDKEQFKARYEHAIIQGNDKNATNRQKHVGSNVAKELRERIKPYFLRRMKNEVFLDSGTGEDKKLAKKNELIIWLKLTSCQRQLYEAFLNSELVHSSMQGSPLAAITILKKICDHPLLLTKKAAEGVLEGMDAMLNNQEMGMVEKMAMNLADMAHDDDDVELQVGQDVSCKLSFMMSLLQNLVSEGHNVLIFSQTRKMLNIIQEAIILEGYKFLRIDGTTKISERERIVKDFQEGPGAPIFLLTTQVGGLGLTLTKAARVIVVDPAWNPSTDNQSVDRAYRIGQMKDVIVYRLMTSGTIEEKIYKLQVFKGALFRTATEHKEQTRYFSKRDIQELFSLPEQGFDVSLTQKQLQEEHGQQLVMDDSLRKHIQFLEQQGIAGVSHHSLLFSKTAILPTLNDNDGLDSNRRAMPMAKHYYKGASSDYVANGAAYAMKPKEFIARTYSPNSTSTESPEEIKAKINRLSQTLANTVLVAKLPDRGDKIRRQINELDEKLTVIESSPEPLERKGPTEVICLDDLSV from the exons ATGGCGTCCCCTCCGCCCTTCGACATCTGCGGCGACCTGGACGACGACCCCACCCCTCCTGCGccgacgccgctcgccgctccgACACCCAACGGCCTCAACgatcgcctcctccgcctcaccCGCACGCACCAACGGGGCCCCTCCcaaaacccaaaccctaaccctaaccctaaccctaaaccccctccgccgccgcctcctcaag AGCCCGAACCCGCCAAGGTCAAgctggccggccgccgccgcctctgcaaGCTCTCTACCGCCGGCGATGAGtccgccggagacgacgacagcATCCGCGACATACTGGACGATCTCACCACCCGCCTCGACTCCCTGTCAGTCGACAGGCCCACCGCAAGGCCCAGACCCCACGTGTCCCCACTTCCCTGCGCCCTCCATGCCGACCCCGACCCCTCTCAGTCTCAGCTTAATGATGGGACCAAACCCTCTTCATCCTTTGTGGActgtgatgacgacgacgatgatgcggGAGGTGCCTACGGTGGTTTTGGTGTTAAAGAGGAGGTCACCAGGAAGGTGTTCAaggcctcttcttcttcttttgggGGCCGCGGCAACGATGATAAGATGAAAGCCAAAGGAGCTTATGCCTTTGATACGGTGTCAAGGAAAACCACAACCGAATCCAAGGCCTCAAAATTTTTTGGGGACTATGACGATGAAGACGACATCAACCAAGATGCAGAGAATGGGAAGGAAAACCATGCTGATGATGTTGGTTGGGAGAAGACAGAGGACTTCAAGATGGAGCCCACTGGGACAGGTGTAACGCGCAAGCCCTACAATCTCCCAGGAAGGATATTCAACATGCTTTACCCCCACCAGCGTGAGGGTCTCAGGTGGCTTTGGGTTCTGCATTGTAGGGGAACTGGAGGGATCCTTGGAGATGACATGGGCCTTGGCAAGACCATGCAG GTTTCTGCATTCCTGGCTGGATTGTTCCATTCCCGTTTAATCAAGAGAGTGTTAGTTGTAGCTCCAAAGACGCTTCTGACTCATTGGACCAAGGAACTTTCAGTTGTGGGCCTCAAAGATAAGATCAGAGA CTACTCTGGTCCCAATGCAAATGCTCGCAACTATGAGCTTAAATATGCCTTCAAG GAGGGTGGAATCCTTTTAACAACATATGACATTGTTCGAAACAATTTCAAGATGATAAAAGGCAACTTCACCAATGATTTTGATGACGAGGAAGAAACATTATGGAACTATGTTATTCTTGATGAGGGGCATATTATCAAGAATCCAAAGACTCAGAGGGCTCAAAGTCTATTTGAAATACCCTGTGTACATCGTATTGTCATCAGTGGAACACCCATACAAAATAACTTGAAG GAAATGTGGGCTCTGTTTTATTTCTGTTGCCCAGAAGTCTTGGGTGATAAGGAGCA GTTCAAAGCAAGGTATGAGCACGCTATCATTCAAGGAAATGACAAGAATGCTACCAATCGACAAAAGCACGTAGGCTCAAATGTAGCAAAG GAATTAAGAGAACGGATAAAGCCATACTTTTTGCGACGCATGAAGAATGAAGTGTTTCTTGATAGCGGCACGGGAGAAGATAAAAAGCTTGCTAAGAAGAATGAGCTAATTATCTGGCTGAAATTAACATCTTGCCAG AGGCAATTATATGAAGCTTTTCTTAACAGTGAACTAGTTCATTCATCAATGCAAGGGTCACCCTTGGCCGCAATCACG ATATTGAAGAAAATATGTGATCATCCGCTGTTGTTGACTAAGAAAGCTGCTGAGGGTGTTTTGGAAGGCATGGATGCGATGTTAAATAATCAAGAAATGGGAATGGTTGAGAAAATGGCCATGAACCTTGCAGATATGgctcatgatgatgatgacgttGAATTGCAAGTTGGTCAGGATGTCTCGTGCAAGTTATCTTTTATGATGTCCTTGCTC CAAAATCTTGTTAGCGAGGGACACAACGTCTTAATCTTCTCGCAAACTCGTAAAATGCTAAACATTATTCAG GAGGCTATAATATTAGAAGGCTATAAGTTTTTGCGCATTGATGGTACCACCAAGATTTCTGAGAGGGAAAGGATTGTGAAG GACTTCCAAGAGGGTCCTGGAGCTCCAATATTTTTGCTGACCACACAAGTTGGTGGGCTTGGACTTACACTCACCAAGGCAGCTCGTGTCATAGTAGTTGATCCTGCTTGGAATCCAAG TACGGACAATCAAAGTGTTGATCGTGCTTATCGAATTGGGCAGATGAAAGATGTCATCGTATACCGCCTTATGACATCTGGAACCATCGAAGAAAAGATATACAAATTGCAG GTCTTCAAGGGGGCCCTGTTTAGGACAGCTACAGAGCACAAAGAACAAACTCGTTATTTCAGCAAGAGG GATATTCAAGAGCTTTTCAGTCTGCCTGAGCAAGGTTTTGATGTTTCGCTGACACAAAAGCAATTGCAAGAAGAGCATGGACAGCAACTTGTGAT GGACGACTCCTTGAGGAAGCATATACAATTCCTGGAGCAACAAGGCATAGCGGGCGTGAGCCATCACAGCCTTCTGTTTTCTAAGACAGCAATCTTACCTACACTGAATGATAATGATGGTTTGGACAg CAATCGTCGAGCTATGCCAATGGCCAAGCACTACTACAAGGGAGCCTCATCTGACTATGTTGCCAATGG TGCTGCCTATGCGATGAAGCCAAAAGAGTTCATTGCTCGAACATACTCCCCGAACAGCACAAGCACAGAAAGTCCTGAGGAAATCAAGGCCAAAATCAACCGGCTTTCGCAAACCCTTGCAAACACG GTGCTTGTGGCGAAGCTACCAGATCGTGGAGACAAGATAAGGAGGCAGATAAATGAGCTGGACGAAAAGCTGACCGTGATCGAGTCTTCTCCGGAGCCATTGGAGAGGAAGGGTCCAACGGAAGTAATCTGCTTGGATGATCTGTCTGTCTAG